The region CAGGCCATGCCCGAAGGGGGACGCTTGACGGTCAAGTCTCAAGTGGAAAGCCCGGAACAAGTGGCCATCCGCGTGGAAGACACCGGTGCCGGCATCCCTGAGGAAAACCTCGCAAAGGTCTTTGAGCCGCTCTTTACAACTAAGGCCAGGGGCATTGGTTTGGGCCTGGCGCTCACCAAGATCCTGGTTGAGAGGAATGGAGGCACCATCGAGGTAGAAAGTGAGGCAGGAGAAGGCACCACCTTCACAGTCGGACTGCCCTTAGTCGCAGGAGAAGGGAACCAGCATGGAAGAGAAAGCTACCATCCTGATCGTGGATGACAGGGTCAGCGTACATCAGACCATGTCCTTTATCCTGGGAGCGAAGGGCTATGGAGTAACCACCGCGCAGGATGGGCCTGAGGCCATAGGAAAGGTCAAAGAGACGCCCTTTAACATAGTCTTCATGGACATCAAGATGCCCCTCATGAACGGCGTGGAGACATACAGAAGAATGAAGGAGATCAGGCCAGAGACTGCGGTTGTGATGATGACCGCCTATGCCGTAGAGGACCTGGTTGCCGAGGCGCTGGCAGAAGGAGCCTACGGAGTCATTTACAAGCCTCTTGATATGGAAAAGGTGTTTGCAATCATCGAACAAGCAAGGGCCGCCCAGCGTGGGGCTTTCATTCTGCTGGTTGACGACGATCCAGGGATCTGTGCCACCTTGAAATATGTCTTGCTTGAGAAAGGCTACAATGTAGCCATCGCACATACTGGCGAAGAGGCTGTTGCCATGGTAAAGAAGAGGGCCCATGACATCGCCTTCATCGACATGAAGCTGCCAACCATCAATGGCCTGGAGACCTATCTGGCCATTAGAGCGATCAGGCCAGAGGTGGTGGCCGTCATGATCACTGCATACCGGCAGGAAATGGCCGACCTGGTGCAAGAGGCCCTGAACAATGATGCGTATGCTTGCCTTTACAAACCCTTTAAGATGGAAGACGTAATCAGGTTAGTCGATGAGATCCTGAAGACCAAACACTTCACCTCCCTTGCATCACCTAATATCCGGTAAAGATCATGACAAAATTCAAGAATGCAAGATTGTGTTTTGCGTTCTTGCTGTAATACTCCCTGATATTCGTAGTTAGTTTAGTCCCGCCAAAGCATCTCCTTTAGCTAAAGGCTTCTTCAACCATGCCGCATGATAGCCAATTCTTTGACGGTATTTGCGATTGGCAGCATAGCCACTGACCTGAATGGCTAGTATTA is a window of Deltaproteobacteria bacterium DNA encoding:
- a CDS encoding response regulator — protein: MEEKATILIVDDRVSVHQTMSFILGAKGYGVTTAQDGPEAIGKVKETPFNIVFMDIKMPLMNGVETYRRMKEIRPETAVVMMTAYAVEDLVAEALAEGAYGVIYKPLDMEKVFAIIEQARAAQRGAFILLVDDDPGICATLKYVLLEKGYNVAIAHTGEEAVAMVKKRAHDIAFIDMKLPTINGLETYLAIRAIRPEVVAVMITAYRQEMADLVQEALNNDAYACLYKPFKMEDVIRLVDEILKTKHFTSLASPNIR